A single region of the Jaculus jaculus isolate mJacJac1 chromosome 15, mJacJac1.mat.Y.cur, whole genome shotgun sequence genome encodes:
- the LOC101615642 gene encoding LOW QUALITY PROTEIN: ATP-dependent RNA helicase DDX18-like (The sequence of the model RefSeq protein was modified relative to this genomic sequence to represent the inferred CDS: inserted 3 bases in 2 codons) has product MLHLQMKLLRKKIEKRNLKLRQRNLKLQGALNVNLSQTQNGDVPKDIIQVRKVKKSLNHPVKADPSEAQNGDVLKDIVEDVNMKKSPQKCAVLTNGEAATTQSPNSELKKKKKKKKKNKTVNDSGPDAKKTKIKNATRVPKETEESVEKPDNEEDDSEVPSLPLGLTGAFEDTSFASLSNLVNENTLKAIKEMGFRNMTEIQHKSIRPLLEGRDPLAAAKTGSGKTLAFLIPVIELIVKLKFMPRNGTGVLILSPTRELAMQTFGVLKELXVHTYGLIMGGSNRSAEAQKLANGINIIAATPGRLLDHMQNTPGFTYKNLQCLDIDEADRILDVGFEEELKQIIKLLPTRRQTVLFSATQTRKVEDLARISLKKEPLYVGVDDDKANATVDGLEQGYVVCPSEKRFLLLFTFLKKNRKKKLMVFFSSCMSVKYHYELLNYIDLPVXGKQKQNKRTTTFFQFCDADSGTLLRTDLAARGLDMPEVDWIVQYDPPDDPREYIHRVGRTARGLDGRGHALLILPPEELGFLRYLKQSKVPLNEFDFSWSRISNIQSQLEKLIEKNYFLHKSAQEAYKSYIRAYDSHSLKKIFDVNNLNLPQVALSFGFKVPPFVDLNVSTNEGKQRKRGGGGGFGYQKAKKVEKSKVFKHISKKSSKRRQFMH; this is encoded by the exons ATGTTGCACCTGCAGATGAAGCTGCTGCGCAAGAAGATCGAGAAGCGGAACCTCAAGTTGCGGCAGCGGAACCTAAAGCTGCAGGGAGCATTGAATGTGAACCTGTCACAAACTCAAAATGGAGATGTGCCTAAAGATATAATACAAGTTAGAAAAGTTAAAAAGTCCCTAAATCACCCTGTGAAGGCAGACCCATCAGAAGCACAAAATGGAGATGTGCTGAAAGACATAGTGGAAGATGTAAACATGAAAAAATCACCCCAGAAATGTGCAGTATTAACCAATGGAGAAGCAGCCACAACACAGTCTCCTAATTcagaactgaaaaagaaaaagaagaagaagaagaagaataaaacGGTGAATGACTCTGGGCCTGAtgctaaaaagacaaaaatcaaaaatGCCACCAGGGTTCctaaagaaacagaagagagtGTGGAGAAGCCAGACAATGAGGAAGATGACAGTGAGGTGCCCAGCCTGCCCCTAGGACTCACAGGGGCCTTTGAAGACACATCATTTGCTTCCCTGTCTAATCTTGTCAATGAAAACACTCTGAAGGCTATAAAAGAAATGGGCTTCAGAAACATGACTGAAATTCAACATAAAAGCATTAGACCACTTCTGGAAGGCAGGGATCCTCTGGCAGCAGCAAAAACAGGCAGTGGCAAAACGCTTGCTTTTCTCATCCCTGTGATTGAGCTCATCGTTAAGTTAAAGTTCATGCCCAGGAATGGAACAGGAGTGCTTATTCTCTCACCCACCAGAGAACTGGCCATGCAGACCTTTGGTGTGCTTAAAGAGCT AGTTCACACTTACGGGCTGATCATGGGTGGCAGTAACAGGTCTGCTGAAGCTCAGAAGCTTGCTAACGGCATCAACATCATCGCTGCCACGCCAGGCCGGCTCCTGGACCACATGCAGAACACCCCAGGGTTTACGTATAAAAACTTACAGTGCTTGGATATTGATGAGGCTGACCGAATCTTGGATGTTGGTTTTGAAGAGGAGTTAAAGCAGATAATTAAACTTCTGCCAACTCGTAGGCAGACCGTGCTCTTTTCTGCCACACAAACTCGAAAAGTTGAAGACTTGGCAAGGATTTCTCTGAAAAAGGAGCCATTGTATGTGGGTGTTGATGATGATAAAGCTAATGCCACCGTGGATGGTCTTGAGCAGGGTTATGTTGTCTGTCCGTCTGAAAAGAGATTTCTTCTGCTCTTTACATTCCTTAAGAAGAACCGAAAGAAGAAACTGATGgtcttcttttcctcctgtaTGTCTGTGAAATACCACTACGAGTTGCTGAACTACATCGATTTGCCAG CTGGAAAGCAGAAGCAAAACAAGCGCACAACCACGTTCTTCCAGTTCTGCGATGCAGACTCTGGGACACTGTTACGCACAGACCTGGCGGCAAGAGGGCTGGACATGCCCGAAGTGGACTGGATTGTTCAATATGACCCTCCGGATGACCCCAGGGAATACATTCACCGAGTGGGCAGGACAGCCCGGGGCCTGGACGGAAGAGGGCatgccttgcttattttgccTCCTGAAGAGTTGGGATTCCTTCGGTACTTGAAGCAGTCCAAGGTCCCATTGAATGAATTTGACTTTTCCTGGTCCAGAATTTCTAACATTCAGTCTCAGCTTGAAAAACTAATTGAAAAGAACTACTTTCTTCACAAGTCAGCCCAGGAAGCATACAAGTCCTACATACGCGCATACGATTCCCATTCTCTGAAGAAGATCTTTGATGTAAACAACTTGAATTTGCCTCAGGTTGCTCTGTCCTTTGGGTTCAAGGTGCCACCTTTCGTTGATCTGAATGTGAGTACCAACGAaggcaagcagaggaagagaggcgGCGGTGGTGGATTCGGCTACCAAAAAGCTAAGAAAGTGGAGAAGTCCAAAGTCTTCAAACATATAAGCAAGAAGTCATCAAAGAGGAGGCAGTTCATGCACTGA